From the Vibrio metoecus genome, one window contains:
- the pilW gene encoding type IV pilus biogenesis/stability protein PilW, with product MKRMLAVGVILALSGCVTVTETSDIAAQSDPTEMAEARIALGLGYLENGSMIKARENLEKALQHAPHYYRSQLSMAHYFEMVGENDSARKMYQSTLNQHPKNGNVLNNFGTFLCKQGEYDTADQYFRRAVEQPYYYLISASYENAGLCALKAGKNDNAREYFKRAVDHDPNRLLSILQLTKMEIDAGDYTQARLRLMALNQRYGYQKASLKLLVELEKRAGNSALEQKYQTLLEAQS from the coding sequence ATGAAAAGAATGTTGGCAGTCGGTGTGATATTGGCCTTAAGCGGCTGTGTCACCGTAACCGAAACATCAGATATTGCAGCACAAAGCGATCCAACCGAAATGGCGGAAGCACGGATTGCCCTTGGTTTAGGCTATTTAGAAAATGGCAGCATGATCAAAGCCCGTGAAAACCTAGAAAAAGCGCTGCAACATGCCCCTCATTATTATCGTTCACAGCTCTCTATGGCTCACTATTTTGAGATGGTGGGAGAAAATGACTCGGCGCGAAAAATGTATCAATCGACGTTAAATCAGCACCCCAAAAACGGGAATGTACTGAATAACTTTGGTACTTTTTTGTGTAAACAAGGGGAATATGATACGGCGGATCAGTATTTTCGCCGAGCGGTCGAGCAACCTTATTATTACCTAATTTCGGCAAGTTACGAGAACGCGGGACTGTGTGCCTTAAAAGCGGGCAAGAATGATAACGCCCGTGAATATTTCAAGCGAGCGGTGGATCATGATCCGAATCGGCTACTGTCCATTTTACAACTCACTAAAATGGAAATTGACGCCGGAGATTACACTCAAGCTCGACTGCGGTTAATGGCATTAAATCAACGTTATGGCTACCAAAAAGCCTCACTCAAGCTATTGGTTGAGCTAGAAAAGCGTGCCGGTAATTCTGCATTAGAGCAGAAATACCAAACACTACTGGAGGCACA